A region of the Stutzerimonas stutzeri genome:
AATTCTTGGCGCTGTTGCAGTAGCAAGTCGCGGAAGAAGGCCTGTTGTTCGGCGTTCATGTACGCCTCGGCGGGTTGGGCGAGTAGTTCGGCTTCGGTCATGAGCGGGTGCCCGGCAAGGTTGATTGATTAGTTATAACATAACGTTTATGGTTGATACGAGTGCGTATCGGGTAGTGCCAGGCATTGCGCAACAGATGGGTAGGCTTGGATTGGGTTACGAGGATGTTTGCGATAGCGGTCTTGTCGCCGGCTTGGGGCGAGTTGGCGCGCTCTGGTGGGCTGAAGCCCGCCTTACGAGGGATGCGACGTGGAGCGCGGGCGCAGAAGGCTTCGAGGTTTTGTAGGGTGGGCTTTAGCCCACCGCATTCACCACCGCGGATGCGCCCAAGCCCGCCCGATGGGAGAGCATTCGTTTGCTCAGGTGCTTGAAAGCCCGTGGTAGTTGCGGCCGAAGTACACCAGCGCGTCGCTGCTGTCGCGGCGGTACACGGCGAGCACCTCGCAGTAGAGGATGTCGTGGGTGCCGACGCTGGCGCTGTGGCTGATGCGGCAGTCGAACGACACCGTGGCGCCGTCGAGCAGCGGCGAACCGGTCACGCCGGTGCTCCACTGCGCCGCGGCGAAGCGCTCGGCCATGGGCGTCTTGCCTCCGAACAGGTTGGACAGGTCCCGCTGCGCACCGGCCAGGGTGTTCACGCACAACTGCCCGTTGGCGGTGACGATCGGATGCGCCGATGCGCTGCGGTTCAGGCACACCAGCAGCGTCGGCGGTTCGTCGGTGACGCTGCACACCGCGGTGGCGGTGAAGCCGGCACGGCCGCTGGGGCCGTCGGTGGTGATGATATTGACCGCCGCGGCCAGGCGCGCCATGGCATCGCGATAATCCTCACGAATCACTGGAGCGCTGAATTGACTTGTGGTTTCGCATTGAGCCAGTTGCATGGTCGGTTCTCCATCAGGCGAGGACGCAGGCGCGGTCGAAGGGCAGGCGTGGCAGGCGGTCGCGCAGCTTGCTGGCATCGCCGTAGCCGAGGTTGATCAGCAGATTGGATTTCCAGCTCGTGCCGGCGAAGAAGGCCGCATCCAGTGCCTTGCCGTCGAAGCCAGACATCGGTCCGCAATCGAGCCCCAAAGCTCGGGCAGCGAGGATCAGATAACCGGCCTGCAGCGAGCTGTTGCGCAGTGCGTTCTCGGTGATCAGTGCCGGCTGCCCGGCGTACCAGCTGCGCGCATCGGCGTGGGGAAACAGCTCCGGCAGGGTTTCCGGGAAGTCCTCGTCATAGGCGACAATCACCGTCACCGGCGCGGCCAGGGTCTTGTCCAGGTTGCCCTTGGACAGGCAGGGCGCGAGCTTCTGCTTGCCCTCGGCGCTGCGCACGAAGACGAAGCGCGCCGGGCAGCTGTTGACCGCGGTCGGACCGAGGCGGACGTGTTCGTAGAGCTGTTCGAGCAGGGCATCCGGTACCGCTTTGTCCAACCAGGCGCTGTGGGTGCGGGCCTCGCTGAACAGCGTCGCGAGGGCATTCGAGTCGATGGGGGCGTGCATGTTCGGGTCCTCAGGCTGCTGCGACCTGGCCGCATTGCTCGGCAAGATGGTCCAGCAGGATCTGGTTGAAGGGTTCGCTGTCGCTGACGCTGGACGCGTGGCCACCGTAGTTCAGCAGCGCCAGCTGTGCGTTGGGCATGACGTCGGCTAGGTGCTGCGAACGCTGCCAGGGCACCAGCATGTCGTCGCGGTTGGCGATCAGCAGGGTCGGGGTGGTGATGCGCGGCAGCTCGGCCTCGATATCGAAGGCCAGCAGCGCCTCGATGCGCCGCACCAGATTCATCGTCGGTGGGAAATGCGCCAGTGCATGGGCATCGTCGCGTGCCAGTCGCTCGCTGTTGGCCGCGATCCAGTCGGCCGGGTAGAGGAACAGCGACTGCGCCTGCACATAGGCTGCCGGGCCGCTGTCGTGCAACAGCTTCAGGCGTACTGCGAAACAGCGCGCACTGTGCGGGTTGGGGCTGCTCCAGGCATTGATCGGCACCAGGCTCTGCAACAGCTGCGGCCGCAGCAGGGCGATCTGCAAGCCGACCAGCCCGCCGAGTGCATGGCCGATGAAATGGCAGCGGCGGATGCCCAGGGTGTCCAGCAGCTCCAGTAATTCCACTGCCATGGATTCGATGGAATAGCCCGCCGGCAGGTTCGCCGGACTCTTGTTGGTCCCCAGCTGATCGTAGACCAGCACCCGGTAGTCCTGAGTCAGCGCCGGCAGCTGCGGCGTCCAGAAGGCGGCGGCGCCGCCGAGGCCGGAACTGAGCACCAGGGTCGGTGCATCCGGCTCCATGCGACCATGAAGTTCGTAGTGCATGTCACTCCCTCCGCGAGGTCGATCAGCGGGCCGCCGGCGTGCCGGCTGACCCGCTCTGGTAGGCGCTATTGGCCGACGTGGGCGATGCTGGCGATCTCGATCAGCGCATCGGGCTTCACCAGCCCGCACTGGATGCAGTAGCGCGCCGGTTTCTCGCCGGGGAAGTACTCGGCGTACACCTCATTGACCTTGGTGTAGTTGGCCCAGTCGGTGAGCATGATCATGTTGAAGGTGACGTCGTCCATGCTGCCGCCGGCGGCCTCGACGACGCCCTTGATGGTTTCCAGCACATGGCGGGTCTGGGCGGCGGCGTCGCCGACGTGGACCACGTTGTTGTCCTTGTCGAACGGCAGGGTGCCGGAGACGTAGAGCACGCCATCGGCCATGGAGCCGGGCACGTAGGGCGCGAGCGGTTTGCCGGTGCCGGCGGGGATGATCGATTGCTTGGGCATGTGGTTGATTCCTTGCAAGGCATTCAGGCGAACCCGGCGGACGCCTCTGCGGGCGCCGCGGTCGGGCACTCGGGTGTAATCAGCTGGCAACAGCCACGCTGGGTGCGGTCGCGAAGCTCTGGCAGAAGGCGTCGACGCTGGAGACCCAGCCGAAGAACGTTTCGATGTTGTACAGCGCCGCCTGCTGGGCGAATTCCGGCCCGGCCTGGTGGGTGGCATCGGCCAGCACCACACCGAAATATTCCAGGTGGAAGCCGTCGCGCAGGGTCGATTCCACGCACACGTTGGTGGCGATGCCGGTGAACACCAGGTTGCGGATGCCGCGGGCGCGCAGGGTGCTGTCCAGCTGCGAATTGAAGAAACCGCTGTACCGCGGCTTGGGCACCAGGATGTCGCCGGGCTGCGGCGCCAGTTCATCCACCAGCGCGTAATCCCAACCGCCCTTGGCCAGCAGCGTGCCGGCCAGTTCCGGACGCTTGCGCATGGTCTTCAGCGCATTGGACTTGTGCCAATTGGGCGAACCCGGCCCGCCCGCCTCGACGTACCCGTTGTCCCAGCCGTTCTGCAGAAAGATCACCTGCATGCCCGCGGCGCGGGCCGCGTTCAGCGCCTGGCGGATCTTCTCGATCACCGGCTGGGTCGCCGACACATCGAAACCTGCAAGGTCGAGATAGCCGCCGCGGCTGGCGTAGGCGTTCTGCATATCCACCACGATTAACGCGGTTTCGCTCGCCTTCATTGCGAGCGGCTCGGGTCGTGCCGGCAGTTGCACAGGTTCGTCCGTTGCGCTCAGGCCGTAGCCGGAGATCTGTTCGACGGCGTTCATCAGGCCGATTCCTTGAGCGCGGTGACGTGCCGGCGGCTCTGCATCAGCGGCTGGATCTTCTGGCCAAAGGCTTCGACGCCCTCGAGAAAGTCATCGAAGGTCAGCATCACGCCCTGCATGCCCGGCACCGTGGCGATTTCGTCGAGCATCCGCGCGACATTGGCGTAGGAGCCCACCAGCGTGCCCATGTTGATGTTCACCGCGGAGGTCGGGTCGGCCATCTGCCGGATGTTGCTGTCAGCGCCCTTGTCGGCGGCACCCTGCTCGCCGAGCCAGGCGATGGCTTCCTCGTCGGCGCCGGCCTTGTAGTGCTCCCACTTGGCCCGGGCGGCTTCATCGGTTTCGTCGGCGATCACCATGAACAGCACGCAGGAGGTGACATGGCGACCGGTCTTGGCGCAAGCCGCCTGCAGCCGTTCGGCGGCCGGGGCGAAGGCGGTGGGGGTGTTCACGCCCTTGCCGAAGCAGAAGTTGTAATCGGCGTACTGCGCCGAGAAGGCCATGCCGGCATCGGATGAGCCGGCGCAGATGATCTTCATGTCCGCCTGGGGTTTCGGGCTGACGCGGCAGTCCTCCATCTGGAAGTGCTCGCCCTTGAAGTCGCTGCGGCCGGTGGCCCAGAGGTCGCGCAGCACCTGGGCGTACTCGCCGAGATACTGATAACGAGTGCCGAAGAATTCATCCCCCGGCCACATGCCCATCTGCGTGTATTCCGGTTTCTGCCAGCCGGTGACGAGGTTCACACCGAAGCGGCCGCCGGAGATCGAATCGATAGTCGAAGCCATGCGCGCGACGATGGCCGGCGGCAGGGTCAGGGTGGCGGCGGTGGCGAACAACTGAATCTTGCTGGTGACCGCGGCCAGGCCCGCCATCAGCGTGAAGGATTCCAGGTTGTGCTCCCAGAACTCGGTCTTACCGCCGAAGCCACGCAGCTTGATCATCGACAGCGCGAAATCGAAGCCGTAGCCCTCGGCCTTCTGCACGATGGCCTTGTTCAGTTCGAAGGTCGGCATGTACTGAGGCGCATTTTCGGAAATGAGCCAGCCGTTGTTGCCGATCGGAATGAAAACACCAACATCCATGGGTAGCACCTCTGTACGCAATGGCTAGAAAGCGCTGCCCGAACGTGACGGGCAGGGTCGAAGGTGCATTAGCAGGATGCAGGCCAGAAAGCGAATTGCCTTTCTTATCAACGATATAAGTTGTTTGTGTGGTGCGATGTGGACCATTTGGTCTGAATCGGAGCACCTGGATTGTGCGCGGCGCACGAAGATCGTGCAGCAGTCGCAGCCGCCTTCGTCGCTCGTGCGCGACACGCTCGCCGCGCTACAGTAGCGACTCGTTCGAACCCAGCCGGTAATCCCGTGACAGATCAGCCTCCCGTTCCGCCCCGCAAGCGCCTCACTGCCAGCAAGACCCCTCGGCTCAAGGGCGCGACCCGCGTACCAAGCGCCAGCGCCCAGGACCGCCGCCTGCGCATGATCGAAAGCAAGCGCACCAGCATCCTCCAGGCCGCGCTCGAGCTGTTCTCCCGTTTCGGCCTGCACGGTACAAGCCTCGATCAGGTGGCGACCCAGGCCGACGTTTCCAAGACCAACCTGCTGTACTACTTCGGCAGCAAGGAAGAGCTGTACACCAACGTCCTGCGGCAGCTGCTGGAGGTCTGGTTGCAGCCGCTGCAAGCATTCAGCGTTGAGCAGGACCCAGTCGAGGCGATCAGCGAATACCTGCGGGTCAAGCTCGAACTCTCCCGCGACCATCCCGCCGAATCGCGGCTGTTCTGCATGGAGATCATGCAGGGCGCGCCATTGCTCCTGGGCGAGCTACAGCAGCCGCTGCATGACCTGGTCGAGAACAAGGTCGCCGTGATCCAGGCCTGGATCGACGCCGGCAAGCTCGCACCCATCGCGCCGCATCACCTGATCTTCTCGCTCTGGGCGACCACCCAGCACTACGCCGACTTCCGCGTGCAGGTCGAGGCGGTGGCCGGCAAGACGCTGGATGATCCGGCGTTCTTCGAGGAAACGCTCAAGAGCTTGCAATCGCTGATACTCAATGGGGTGAGGCCGCGTTGAGCCGAATGGAAGTTCCGTTAAAAGAGCGACTGGCTCATTCGCCCGCTACATTGGCTCAGCAACGGCAAAACCACCCGTTACGGGCGGGCGCTGAGTCGTATTTAGATAAAAAAGTTACCAACCAGCTGGTCGATGTGCGCCAGCCGTGTAAAGTATGTTCCTACGGTTGAACGACTCACCTGCTGGCAAGAATTCACGCCCGCTAAATCACATATCGGATTCAGTGAACATGAACAGAAAAATTGAAGCTTACGGAGTTAAGGCTGTAAAACGACCTAAGATCCAAGCGGTGAAGTTTCTTGATCTATCGGGAATATCCGGGCAACAGATCGTCAAGTCTGAAACGAAACTAGTCCTAAGAACACATAAGCAGACTTTTAAAAAGTTGGCTGATATGTGATGAATTTGATTTTCTTTCCGTTCGAACGGGTTGTTGAAATAAACTCATTCATTCTTGTGCATGAACCTGGAATGAAAGGTTCGGTTGATATCGGCAAGCTTCAGGGTGCCTTGGGACGTATCGATAACGCAATCGCTTATGAAGGGTTGGATGATGTATTTGAGATTGCGGCAAAATATGCGGCCTGCATATCGGTGGCGCACTCATTGCCTGACGCAAACAAGCGAACCGCGCTCGCAGTCGCATTGGAGTACCTTTCATTGAACGACTATGAATTGAGCGAAGATAATGAACTCTTTGCGGATGCGTTAAGGGACCTGGTGCTGGGCGTTATTAACGAAGGGGACTTTGCTGACTTGCTCTATGCTCAATATGTTCAGGAAGCCGAGTCCAGTACATAGATTATTGGCAGCAGCCCCAACGTTATCTCTATTCACACCACCTGCTTCCGCCTATACCCCTGCGAAACCTGCACCAGTACCACCAGCGCAACGATCGGCAGCAGCCCGATGTTCACCGCCGCCCAGCCCGCCTGCGCGATCAGCGCGCCCGAGGCGAAGGACATCACTGCCGCCACGCTGCCATTGCTCAGCTCCATCAGGCCCTGCGCCCGGGCGCGTTCGTCTGGTGCATGGCCCTGCCCCAGCTGCGTCGAGCCGGCGACGAGCATGAGATTCCACCCGATACCGAGCAGACAGCTGCTGACCATGAAGTGCCAGTGGCTGACGCCAAGCAGAGCGACGACTGCGCTTACGATCAGCAAACCACCGCCCACGCAGGCCACCATGCGACTGCCCAGCCGATCTACCAGTGGCCCGGCGACGAAGGCCGGAAGGAACATCCCGAGCATGTGCCACTGGATCACCTGGCCGCTGGCCTGCAGATCCATTCCTTCGCCGTGCATTGCCAGAGGCGTTGCGTTCATCACCAGAATCATCAATCCGTGACCGGCGGCGGTGGTCAACACCGCGGCCCTGATGGTCGGCCGAGAAAGCAGTTCGCGCCACGACACCCGCGACGGTGCGCTCGGTGATGCGCTTGCCGTGCCAGTCGTGCTGAGGCCGGAAAGTACCGCTACACCCACTGCTGCCAGCGCAGCGATCAGCAGATAGGCGCCCGCGAAGGGTGTATCGATCAGTCCGCGAGCGGCATTGCCGAGTGAAGGGGCGACCAGAGCAGCGATCACGCCACCGCCGATCACACAGGCCGTGGCGCGCCCCTTGAAGGCTTCGCTCACTGCCTCCATCGCCGCAAAACGGTAGTACATGGCCGATGCCTGATAACCGCCGATCAGCAAGGAACCGAGGCAGAGCAGGGTGAAGCTGTCGAGCCACAGCGATAGCGCGCTTAGCAGCCCACCAAGCACACCGGCCAGCGCGCCGAACAGAAAGCCAACTTTGCGTCCATGGCGCTGCATGAGCCAGGCGATCGGCTGCAGAGCGAGCAGGCCGCCAAGCATCAGCACCGCAAGCGGCAAAGACGCCAGGCTCGCGAAGGGTGCCAAGCGCAGGCCGACGATCGAAGTGAGGATGATGCCGGTCATCGAACAGGACCAGAATAGCGCCTGAGCCATGAACAGGCGAAACACCTGGGGGTTGCGGAAAAGTAGATGCATGAAGATCGCCTCGCGACGCTGGAAAACGGGCACAGCCGTGCCCGGCTATGTGCCAAGGGCCTGCTGTGAGCGAAAGGTGTGGCGCGTCGGGCTCAGCCGAAGCGCTGTGAGAAGTCCCGTGGGCTTACCGACAGGTGCTTCTGAAAGCTGCGCCGCAGGTTCTCCGGATGTCCGAAGCCGGTCAGCCGCGCCACCGTTGTGATCGAGGCTTCGGCGCTCAACAGCAAGCTGCGCGCTGCTTCCAGGCGCAGCCGCTCGATATAGCGACCCGGCCCCATGCCGACTTCCTGATTGAACAGCCGGCACAAGGTGCGTGGCGTCATGTGCGCCTGCTCGGCCAGGGCTTCGATGGAGAGATCGTCACTCAGATGAGCTGGCAGCCACTCGAGCAGCGCGGTCAGGCGGCCTACCGCGCTGCTGGGCGCTGCGAGCATCGGGCTGAACTGCGTCTGCCCGCCGGGCCTGCGCAGAAACATCACCAGCCGCTGGGCAACCGAGAGGGCCAGCGCACGGCCTAGATCCGCCTCCACCAGGGCCAGCGCTAGGTCGATGCCCGCCGTGACGCCAGCCGAGCTGAACAGGTGCGCCGCAGCAGAATCAGCCGGATCAAAGGTATGCAGACTGTCGCCGTGCACCTCCACGGCCGCGTACTCGCCAAGGGCTTCGAGGTCTGCCCAGTGGGTGGTCGCCCTGCGCCCGTCGAACAGCCCGGCTTCGGCGAGGATCAACGCGCCGGAACACACCGATCCCAGCCGCCGCACCCGTTGCTCGGCGGCTCTAAGCCAATCCAGCAGGGGCCCGTTGTGCATCTGCGCGGTGACGCCAAGGCCACCCGGAACCAGCAGGGTATCCAACGATCCAGGATCGATTTCGGGCCAGGCTGCATCGGCGACCAACTTGAACCCCGCCGAAGTGGCAACGGCGCCTGGCGCCTCACCAAGCAGAAGGAGCTCGTAAGCAGCCGGCCAACCCTGCCGCTGCCGCTCGACATTGGCCGAGGCGAACACCTGCATTGGGCCGGTTACGTCCAGGCTCATGACATCGGGATAAACCAGGCAAGCGATGGTGCGAATGGCGTCCATGGTGCACCTCTAAGGGAAGATGGGCGCAGTGTGCGGCGGCTGGTGCGCTGTCACAATGACAAGGTTCCCACGGATCTTGCCACCGTCGCGGCAGTAAACTCGGCTAACGGTGGTGCAGCCGCCACCGATTACCGTCTAGAGAACGCGGTTCGGAGCCCCTGTTCCTGGCATAAATAAAATCTAGATATTGACATTTATCGATATGAAGGCGAGGATCGCGGCCTGGTGACAGTCGCGGAAGTACCGGGCTGCGCAGCACTTACCGGGGCGGCAATCACATCACGGTGGCGCCGCCTAGGCGCTTTAATATCTATAATTCACGATATCTAAATATTACGTTATGAATCATACAGCACTCTTCACTCCCAGCTCGCTTGGCTCTTTCACGCTACGTAACCGCATCGTGTTGCCTCCGTTGACACGCTCGCGCAGTTCTCAGCCAGGCAATATTCCAAACGCGCTAATGGCGACCTACTACCGGCAACGAGCCAGTGCGGGTTTCATGGTGACGGAAGGCATTCAGATCGAGCCGCGTGGGCAGGGGTATGCCTGGACGCCCGGAATTCACAGCCCTGAGCAGGTCGAAGGCTGGAAGGCCGTTACCCAGGCGGTGCATGACGAGGGCGGTGTGATTTTCGCCCAGCTGTGGCATGTCGGCCGTGTTTCGCACACGTCGCTGCAGCCCGGCGGTGCGCAACCCGTTGCTCCGTCCGCCATCCCGGCGACCAACGTCAAGGTGTTTATCGAGACGGGACCTGGCGAGGGTGCACTGGCTGAGCCTTCGATGCCGCGGGCACTGTCCAATGCCGAAGTCAAAGAGCTGGTGCAGCTCTATGCCCAGGCCGCGCGCAACGCGATGGAGGCAGGCTTCGATGGCATCGAAATTCACTGCGCCAATGGCTATCTGGTCAACCAGTTCATCTCCGCTCACACCAACAGCAGGACCGACGAATACGGCGGCTCATTGCAGAACCGGCTGCGTTTTTTGCGCGAAGCGGTCCAGGCGATCGCCGACGCCATCGGTGCCGAGCGCGTGGGCGTTCGTTTTGCACCGCTGTTCGCCAGTACTGATGAGGAGCGCGTCTACTTGGGCCTCGTGGAGCAAGACCCCCACGTGACCTACATCGAAGCGGTGAAGATTCTGCAAGCCATCGGCGTGGCTTACGTATCACTGGCGGAGGCTGATTGGGACGCCGCGCCCGAGTTGCCCGGCAGCTTCCGCGAGGCAGTGCGTGCGGCGTTCAGCGGTACGATCATCTATGCGGGCAAATACACCCCCGAGCGTGCCGCTGCGGCAGTCGAGGCCGGCTGGGCGGATTTGATCGCCTTCGGCCGTCCTTTCATTGCCAACCCCGACCTGCCGGCGCGTATTGCCAACGGTTGGCCGATGAACTTGCTGGATGCCAGCAGCATGTATGGCGGCACCGAACAGGGTTACATCGACTACCCGGCGTACTCGCACTGAGTCGGCGTGCGTGCGCTCCAGTGGAGCGCAGCCAGCATCGGCAAAGTATCGTAAGATCGCGAAAACCCACTACCTGCCGCGGATATGAACATAGACGTCAGTGAAGCGTTGAAGGCCCTGGATAACCCCACGCGGCTGGCCATTCTTACCCTGCTCAAGGACCCGAAGACCAACTTCCCCGAGCAGGAAGCCGATCCCGAGCAGCTGGGTGTCTGCGTCAGCATCATTCAGGAACGCGTGGGGTTGTCGCAGTCCACCGTCTCGAACTACTTGGCTGCGCTCCAGCGCGCGCAGCTGGTGACCTCGCAGCGTATCGGTCCCTGGACTTACTACAAGCGAAACGAAGAGAAGGTAGCCCAGTTGCTCGAAGCGCTCAGCAAAGCCATCTGAGCGGGCTAGCAGAACCTTGAGCGTTTCGCGTTCAGGGCCACCCCGGCCGATCCCTTCGCGCAGGTGGTGACACGCTGGCCCAGGGCTTACGGCCGTTATCGCCTTACCTTGCTCGCCTGATATTGCCCCGGCGTCATGCCGACCACTGTCTTGAAGTCGTGGATAAAGTGCGCCTGGTCGCTGTAGCCGCAGGTCAGTGCCGTATCCAGCAACGGCGCACCCTGTTGCAGGTGCTGACGAACCAGCGCAACGCGCTGGATGCGGCTGAATTGCTTGGGTGTCAGGCCTACCTGATAGCGGAACAGACGTTCCAGTTGGCGTTGCCCGAGGGGCACCGTCTGCAGTAGTTCGGTCAAGCGCTGCCGGCCCTGGGTCGCAGTGATCTGCGACAGTAGCTGTTGCACCGGTGAGCGTCGCTCCTGCGTCGCCTGCAAACGCCTCATCAACTCCTGCTCCACCAGCAGCTGCTGCGCCTCGCGGCTCAACTCGGCCAATTGGTCGACCATCGCGGCGAAGCCCAGCCGCTGCCAGTCGGCACCGTGGAAGCCGGCGAGCTCATCCAGGCTGACGCCAAAGAACGCCGCGCCCATCCCAGGGCGAAAGCGCACGCCCATCAGCCTCACCTGCCCAGCCAGTTGCAATCGCGAACTGGCAAGCTGCGGCCCGGCGATCAATGCACGCGGGTTGTGCAGATGACCATCGAAGGCCAGCGGGTCGGCGAAATTGAAGATCACCCCACAGGCGCCGTCCGGATGCAGCATCTGCTCGTCGTACACCGT
Encoded here:
- the rutF gene encoding NADH-dependent FMN reductase RutF, which produces MQLAQCETTSQFSAPVIREDYRDAMARLAAAVNIITTDGPSGRAGFTATAVCSVTDEPPTLLVCLNRSASAHPIVTANGQLCVNTLAGAQRDLSNLFGGKTPMAERFAAAQWSTGVTGSPLLDGATVSFDCRISHSASVGTHDILYCEVLAVYRRDSSDALVYFGRNYHGLSST
- a CDS encoding malonic semialdehyde reductase, whose protein sequence is MHAPIDSNALATLFSEARTHSAWLDKAVPDALLEQLYEHVRLGPTAVNSCPARFVFVRSAEGKQKLAPCLSKGNLDKTLAAPVTVIVAYDEDFPETLPELFPHADARSWYAGQPALITENALRNSSLQAGYLILAARALGLDCGPMSGFDGKALDAAFFAGTSWKSNLLINLGYGDASKLRDRLPRLPFDRACVLA
- the rutD gene encoding pyrimidine utilization protein D; protein product: MHYELHGRMEPDAPTLVLSSGLGGAAAFWTPQLPALTQDYRVLVYDQLGTNKSPANLPAGYSIESMAVELLELLDTLGIRRCHFIGHALGGLVGLQIALLRPQLLQSLVPINAWSSPNPHSARCFAVRLKLLHDSGPAAYVQAQSLFLYPADWIAANSERLARDDAHALAHFPPTMNLVRRIEALLAFDIEAELPRITTPTLLIANRDDMLVPWQRSQHLADVMPNAQLALLNYGGHASSVSDSEPFNQILLDHLAEQCGQVAAA
- the rutC gene encoding pyrimidine utilization protein C → MPKQSIIPAGTGKPLAPYVPGSMADGVLYVSGTLPFDKDNNVVHVGDAAAQTRHVLETIKGVVEAAGGSMDDVTFNMIMLTDWANYTKVNEVYAEYFPGEKPARYCIQCGLVKPDALIEIASIAHVGQ
- the rutB gene encoding pyrimidine utilization protein B, whose product is MNAVEQISGYGLSATDEPVQLPARPEPLAMKASETALIVVDMQNAYASRGGYLDLAGFDVSATQPVIEKIRQALNAARAAGMQVIFLQNGWDNGYVEAGGPGSPNWHKSNALKTMRKRPELAGTLLAKGGWDYALVDELAPQPGDILVPKPRYSGFFNSQLDSTLRARGIRNLVFTGIATNVCVESTLRDGFHLEYFGVVLADATHQAGPEFAQQAALYNIETFFGWVSSVDAFCQSFATAPSVAVAS
- the rutA gene encoding pyrimidine utilization protein A, which produces MDVGVFIPIGNNGWLISENAPQYMPTFELNKAIVQKAEGYGFDFALSMIKLRGFGGKTEFWEHNLESFTLMAGLAAVTSKIQLFATAATLTLPPAIVARMASTIDSISGGRFGVNLVTGWQKPEYTQMGMWPGDEFFGTRYQYLGEYAQVLRDLWATGRSDFKGEHFQMEDCRVSPKPQADMKIICAGSSDAGMAFSAQYADYNFCFGKGVNTPTAFAPAAERLQAACAKTGRHVTSCVLFMVIADETDEAARAKWEHYKAGADEEAIAWLGEQGAADKGADSNIRQMADPTSAVNINMGTLVGSYANVARMLDEIATVPGMQGVMLTFDDFLEGVEAFGQKIQPLMQSRRHVTALKESA
- the rutR gene encoding HTH-type transcriptional regulator RutR, translated to MTDQPPVPPRKRLTASKTPRLKGATRVPSASAQDRRLRMIESKRTSILQAALELFSRFGLHGTSLDQVATQADVSKTNLLYYFGSKEELYTNVLRQLLEVWLQPLQAFSVEQDPVEAISEYLRVKLELSRDHPAESRLFCMEIMQGAPLLLGELQQPLHDLVENKVAVIQAWIDAGKLAPIAPHHLIFSLWATTQHYADFRVQVEAVAGKTLDDPAFFEETLKSLQSLILNGVRPR
- a CDS encoding type II toxin-antitoxin system death-on-curing family toxin yields the protein MNLIFFPFERVVEINSFILVHEPGMKGSVDIGKLQGALGRIDNAIAYEGLDDVFEIAAKYAACISVAHSLPDANKRTALAVALEYLSLNDYELSEDNELFADALRDLVLGVINEGDFADLLYAQYVQEAESST
- a CDS encoding MFS transporter, with the translated sequence MHLLFRNPQVFRLFMAQALFWSCSMTGIILTSIVGLRLAPFASLASLPLAVLMLGGLLALQPIAWLMQRHGRKVGFLFGALAGVLGGLLSALSLWLDSFTLLCLGSLLIGGYQASAMYYRFAAMEAVSEAFKGRATACVIGGGVIAALVAPSLGNAARGLIDTPFAGAYLLIAALAAVGVAVLSGLSTTGTASASPSAPSRVSWRELLSRPTIRAAVLTTAAGHGLMILVMNATPLAMHGEGMDLQASGQVIQWHMLGMFLPAFVAGPLVDRLGSRMVACVGGGLLIVSAVVALLGVSHWHFMVSSCLLGIGWNLMLVAGSTQLGQGHAPDERARAQGLMELSNGSVAAVMSFASGALIAQAGWAAVNIGLLPIVALVVLVQVSQGYRRKQVV
- a CDS encoding GlxA family transcriptional regulator — translated: MDAIRTIACLVYPDVMSLDVTGPMQVFASANVERQRQGWPAAYELLLLGEAPGAVATSAGFKLVADAAWPEIDPGSLDTLLVPGGLGVTAQMHNGPLLDWLRAAEQRVRRLGSVCSGALILAEAGLFDGRRATTHWADLEALGEYAAVEVHGDSLHTFDPADSAAAHLFSSAGVTAGIDLALALVEADLGRALALSVAQRLVMFLRRPGGQTQFSPMLAAPSSAVGRLTALLEWLPAHLSDDLSIEALAEQAHMTPRTLCRLFNQEVGMGPGRYIERLRLEAARSLLLSAEASITTVARLTGFGHPENLRRSFQKHLSVSPRDFSQRFG
- a CDS encoding alkene reductase, coding for MNHTALFTPSSLGSFTLRNRIVLPPLTRSRSSQPGNIPNALMATYYRQRASAGFMVTEGIQIEPRGQGYAWTPGIHSPEQVEGWKAVTQAVHDEGGVIFAQLWHVGRVSHTSLQPGGAQPVAPSAIPATNVKVFIETGPGEGALAEPSMPRALSNAEVKELVQLYAQAARNAMEAGFDGIEIHCANGYLVNQFISAHTNSRTDEYGGSLQNRLRFLREAVQAIADAIGAERVGVRFAPLFASTDEERVYLGLVEQDPHVTYIEAVKILQAIGVAYVSLAEADWDAAPELPGSFREAVRAAFSGTIIYAGKYTPERAAAAVEAGWADLIAFGRPFIANPDLPARIANGWPMNLLDASSMYGGTEQGYIDYPAYSH
- a CDS encoding ArsR/SmtB family transcription factor, whose protein sequence is MNIDVSEALKALDNPTRLAILTLLKDPKTNFPEQEADPEQLGVCVSIIQERVGLSQSTVSNYLAALQRAQLVTSQRIGPWTYYKRNEEKVAQLLEALSKAI
- a CDS encoding helix-turn-helix transcriptional regulator, with product MSVLHERLPHISGFLTRPPAPALAAYVQRFWWLEGDAATVYDEQMLHPDGACGVIFNFADPLAFDGHLHNPRALIAGPQLASSRLQLAGQVRLMGVRFRPGMGAAFFGVSLDELAGFHGADWQRLGFAAMVDQLAELSREAQQLLVEQELMRRLQATQERRSPVQQLLSQITATQGRQRLTELLQTVPLGQRQLERLFRYQVGLTPKQFSRIQRVALVRQHLQQGAPLLDTALTCGYSDQAHFIHDFKTVVGMTPGQYQASKVRR